One genomic window of Bacillus mycoides includes the following:
- a CDS encoding PH domain-containing protein yields the protein MNFPIQRSKLGIIFVSITLAFMVIYPIVMFFTRKGDWASALIGMGLCFIVNVPLVWEMFIKKHKVENGILKYGILNDDVVLKDIRVVRQVGKSFEITTNAYKVHMIAMPQDPDEFLALIEKENPHVKIEMVGKK from the coding sequence ATGAACTTTCCAATTCAGAGAAGTAAGTTAGGAATAATTTTCGTTAGTATAACGTTAGCTTTTATGGTGATATACCCAATAGTTATGTTCTTTACAAGAAAAGGGGATTGGGCTTCAGCTCTAATTGGGATGGGATTATGTTTTATTGTAAATGTCCCTCTCGTTTGGGAAATGTTCATTAAAAAACATAAAGTGGAAAATGGTATTTTAAAATACGGAATTTTAAATGACGACGTTGTATTAAAAGATATAAGAGTTGTTCGTCAAGTTGGAAAATCATTTGAGATTACAACGAATGCGTATAAAGTACATATGATTGCGATGCCGCAAGATCCGGATGAATTTTTGGCGCTTATCGAGAAAGAAAATCCACATGTGAAAATAGAAATGGTAGGTAAGAAATGA
- a CDS encoding GNAT family N-acetyltransferase — protein sequence MNEKICIMPYESKFQDEVVDLIVHIQQKEYNVPITKEEQPDLLEIETFYQRDNGSFWVATYDGKVVGTVALLDIGKHQVALRKMFVKKEFRGKEWGASHMLLQKAISWADDKKLKDIYLGTTVKFLAAHRFYEKNGFQSVSIEELPKSFPVLEVDKKFYRYII from the coding sequence ATGAACGAGAAGATTTGTATTATGCCATATGAAAGTAAGTTTCAAGATGAAGTAGTAGATCTCATTGTTCATATTCAGCAAAAAGAATACAATGTCCCAATTACAAAAGAAGAGCAGCCTGACTTACTAGAAATAGAAACGTTCTATCAAAGGGACAACGGAAGCTTTTGGGTAGCAACTTATGATGGTAAAGTAGTTGGAACGGTAGCTTTATTAGATATTGGGAAGCATCAAGTAGCGCTAAGAAAAATGTTCGTGAAGAAAGAGTTCCGCGGAAAAGAATGGGGCGCATCACATATGCTGCTTCAAAAAGCGATTTCGTGGGCTGATGATAAAAAGTTGAAAGATATTTATTTAGGAACAACAGTAAAATTTTTAGCGGCGCATCGCTTTTATGAGAAGAATGGTTTCCAAAGTGTGAGTATAGAAGAGTTGCCAAAAAGTTTTCCGGTGCTAGAGGTAGATAAGAAATTTTATAGATATATTATTTAA
- a CDS encoding GNAT family N-acetyltransferase, which translates to MFTLRVDDEIELQLLEKHHKEELYELIDQNRNHLRKWLPWVDGTKSADAYNEIFPMWLRKFAEGDGFESGIRYKGKLVGMVGIHPVSWGKKATSLGYYLAEDAGAKGIMTRSVKTVLHYAFENLKLNKIEIRCGVENAKSRAIPERLGFKLDGILRDEEWVYDHFQDIAVYSLLASEWKDIR; encoded by the coding sequence ATGTTCACACTCCGAGTAGATGACGAAATCGAATTACAACTATTAGAAAAACATCATAAAGAGGAACTATATGAATTAATAGATCAGAATCGTAACCATTTAAGAAAGTGGCTTCCGTGGGTAGATGGGACGAAATCTGCCGATGCATATAATGAGATTTTTCCGATGTGGTTAAGGAAATTTGCAGAGGGAGATGGGTTCGAGTCTGGCATACGTTATAAAGGAAAGCTCGTTGGGATGGTAGGTATTCATCCGGTGAGCTGGGGTAAGAAAGCTACGAGTCTTGGATATTATCTTGCAGAAGATGCTGGCGCGAAAGGTATTATGACGCGAAGTGTGAAGACTGTGCTTCATTATGCATTTGAAAATTTAAAGCTGAATAAAATTGAAATTCGTTGCGGTGTCGAAAATGCGAAAAGCCGTGCAATCCCAGAACGTTTAGGGTTTAAGTTAGATGGAATTTTACGAGATGAAGAATGGGTGTATGATCATTTTCAGGATATTGCTGTTTATAGTTTACTAGCTTCGGAGTGGAAGGATATTCGATGA
- the murC gene encoding UDP-N-acetylmuramate--L-alanine ligase — protein MTVYHFVGIKGTGMSSLAQILHDMKHTVQGSDYEKRFFTQIALEKRGISILPFDKNNIKEGQVIIAGNAFPDTHEEIVAAKELNIPVHRYHHFLGDLMNQYTSVAVTGAHGKTSTTGLLAHVMQGAHPTSYLIGDGTGHGVENSKYFVFEACEYRRHFLSYYPDYAIMTNIDFDHPDYFSDINDVFNAFQEMALQVKKGIIACGDDEELQKIQAKVPVIFYGFGEDNDFQARNIQKRTDGTIFDVFVRNTYYDTFKITGYGDHSVLNALAVIALCHYEDVDVEAVKHQLTTFEGVKRRFNEKPMGEQVIIDDYAHHPTEINATIEAARQKHPEREVVAVFQPHTFSRTEKFLDEFAESLSKADQVYLCDIFGSARENKGELTIEDLQKRIDGAELITDTTTEVLKKHKNGVLIFMGAGDIQKFEAAYVKEVQVAEK, from the coding sequence ATGACAGTTTACCATTTTGTAGGAATTAAAGGAACAGGAATGAGTTCATTAGCACAAATTCTTCATGACATGAAGCATACTGTTCAAGGGTCTGATTATGAAAAGCGTTTCTTTACACAAATAGCATTGGAAAAGCGTGGTATTTCCATCCTTCCTTTTGATAAAAATAATATTAAAGAAGGACAAGTGATTATCGCGGGAAACGCATTTCCTGATACGCATGAAGAAATCGTAGCAGCAAAAGAATTAAATATCCCAGTACATCGTTATCATCACTTCTTAGGTGACCTTATGAATCAGTACACAAGTGTTGCAGTAACTGGTGCACATGGAAAAACATCAACTACAGGTTTGTTAGCCCATGTAATGCAAGGCGCACACCCAACATCTTACCTTATTGGAGATGGAACTGGGCATGGGGTAGAAAATAGTAAGTATTTTGTATTTGAAGCTTGTGAGTATCGTCGTCATTTCTTGTCTTACTATCCAGACTATGCAATTATGACAAATATTGATTTCGATCATCCAGATTATTTTTCAGACATCAATGATGTATTTAATGCATTCCAAGAGATGGCATTGCAAGTGAAAAAAGGTATTATTGCATGTGGTGATGATGAAGAACTTCAAAAAATTCAAGCGAAAGTACCTGTTATTTTCTATGGATTTGGAGAAGATAATGATTTCCAAGCACGTAACATTCAAAAGAGAACTGATGGTACTATATTCGATGTATTCGTTCGTAATACGTATTATGACACGTTCAAAATTACAGGATACGGCGATCACAGCGTATTAAATGCATTAGCAGTTATCGCGCTTTGCCATTACGAAGACGTTGATGTAGAAGCGGTTAAACATCAACTAACAACATTTGAAGGTGTTAAACGTCGCTTTAATGAAAAACCGATGGGAGAGCAAGTTATCATTGATGACTATGCACACCATCCGACAGAAATTAATGCAACGATTGAAGCAGCTCGTCAAAAACATCCAGAGCGTGAAGTTGTCGCTGTATTCCAGCCACATACATTCTCACGTACAGAGAAATTTTTAGATGAGTTCGCAGAAAGCCTAAGTAAAGCTGACCAAGTATACTTATGTGATATTTTCGGATCAGCACGTGAAAACAAAGGTGAATTAACAATTGAAGATCTGCAAAAACGTATCGATGGCGCAGAGCTGATTACAGATACAACAACAGAGGTATTAAAGAAACATAAAAACGGCGTTCTTATTTTCATGGGCGCAGGTGACATCCAAAAATTCGAAGCAGCTTACGTAAAAGAAGTTCAAGTTGCAGAGAAGTAA
- a CDS encoding nicotinate phosphoribosyltransferase, producing the protein MKEIELKLKGEINRLTNKTFKFDERVGEGWFSAVYFLKTREIIEEFRPKSVVTMQFFQKEHSVLCGADEVIALLQTFAKNPEELEIHSLKDGDNISPFETVLTIHGPYEYFGFLEGVIDGILARRTSVATNVYNVVQAARSVDKEKPVIFMGDRDDHYTQQAGDGYAAYIGGMSAQATHAMNEWWGRSGMGTMPHALIQMFNGDVVEAAKAYHKKFPEDELVVLIDYNNDVITDALRVAREFGSTLKGVRVDTSRTMIDQYFIRHPEVLGTFDPRGVNPSLVFALRKALDEEGFQHVDIVVTGGFDEKRIREFEAQNVPVDIYGVGSSLLKMNIGFTGDNVELDGKPEAKAGRKYRPNPRLERVQLETKEDM; encoded by the coding sequence ATGAAAGAAATTGAATTAAAATTAAAAGGTGAAATAAATCGACTAACAAATAAAACATTTAAATTTGATGAACGTGTTGGAGAAGGCTGGTTCTCTGCCGTTTACTTTTTAAAAACTAGAGAAATCATTGAAGAATTTCGCCCGAAAAGTGTTGTAACAATGCAGTTTTTCCAAAAAGAACATTCAGTTCTTTGCGGAGCAGATGAGGTAATCGCATTGCTACAAACATTCGCCAAAAATCCTGAGGAATTAGAAATTCATTCTTTAAAGGATGGCGATAATATTAGTCCGTTTGAAACAGTTTTAACAATTCATGGTCCTTATGAATACTTCGGCTTTTTAGAAGGTGTAATTGATGGGATTTTAGCTCGTCGTACATCAGTTGCGACAAACGTATATAACGTTGTCCAAGCTGCACGTAGTGTAGATAAAGAAAAACCAGTTATTTTCATGGGAGATCGTGACGATCATTATACTCAACAAGCTGGTGACGGTTATGCGGCATACATCGGAGGTATGAGCGCACAAGCGACGCATGCAATGAATGAATGGTGGGGCAGAAGTGGTATGGGGACGATGCCTCACGCTTTAATTCAAATGTTTAATGGTGATGTTGTTGAAGCAGCAAAAGCATATCACAAAAAATTCCCAGAAGATGAATTAGTCGTACTAATTGATTACAACAATGATGTCATTACAGATGCACTTCGCGTAGCGCGTGAATTTGGATCAACATTAAAAGGTGTACGTGTGGATACGTCCCGTACAATGATTGATCAATATTTCATTCGTCATCCAGAAGTACTTGGAACATTCGATCCGCGTGGTGTAAATCCATCACTTGTATTTGCTCTTCGTAAGGCTCTTGATGAGGAAGGTTTCCAACATGTAGATATCGTTGTAACTGGTGGGTTTGATGAGAAACGTATTCGTGAATTTGAAGCTCAAAATGTTCCTGTCGATATATACGGAGTAGGAAGTAGCTTATTAAAAATGAATATTGGTTTTACTGGTGATAACGTAGAATTAGATGGAAAACCAGAAGCGAAAGCTGGTCGTAAATACCGTCCAAATCCACGTCTAGAGCGTGTTCAATTAGAAACAAAAGAAGATATGTAA
- a CDS encoding DNA translocase FtsK codes for MLDWMKKLFNKEEEKTAMNKEVPKQIVSQPKIPRVNHYTEAREAQMASRNAGKCRFPLIPDNGFDEEDVRELPNFEEQPIQRGTYEEQPTQRGTKVERSRRPYVETEAPTYEEPELQYEPEPEPVVKKAFVPSQESNRRPFRPTEMISPIYGYNRPSVETKVVQEEEKEREDLEISVEGKAVVDAWLEKKGYTLSDFSGVLQGSSSVKNGVNERSNKVEEKSVVDTWLEKNGYEVERQAPSLEESLSDDLLHKTVGQHVEEEATIVQALKQEQDVVALSSTEDNEETLQEESIDSKVEHVYSILTEENECNTEIEETVAEVAANQVEEETLEDVVIVKADEKLEEIITIEIPDAFEEESKEAEEVAELEESEEAEEIVELEESKEAEEVVELEEPKEAEEAAELEESEEAEEAAELEEPKEAEEAAELEESEEAEEVAESEESKEAEEVAELEEPKEAEEVAELEEPKEAEEDAELEESAELEESEEAEEVAELEESKEAEEVAELEEPKEAEEVAELEGSEEAEEVVELEESKEAEEVVELEEPKEAEEVAELEESEEAEEVVELEESKEAEEAEEVVELEEPKEAEEVAELEESEEAEEVVELEESKEIESVTEFALEETPQEEVIEETMNTGSLENIAVEEQPVISQQETIEFMEESEVFVPVSEADEQTKKDVQSFANVLIEEAEEKKQVVEEQPAAQKEEPKREKKRHVPFNVVMLKQDRKKLMERHAVRTNVTQSTVGERVTEKPMQQVVVETQVEEKPMQQVVEAQVEEKPMQQVVVETQVEEKPMQQVVVEAQVEEKPMQQVVVEAQVEEKPMQQVVVEAQVEEKPMQQVVVEAQVEEKPMQQVVVEAQVEEKPMQQVVVEPQVEEKPMQQVVVAEQVQEKAYVVNQKENDMRNVLQTPPKYEFPPLTLLSIPQQAALDNTEWLEEQEELLNTTFNNFHVGAHVINVSQGPAVTRFEVQPDPGVKVNKITNLSDDIKLSLAAKDIRIEAPIPGKSAIGIEVPNKESKPVFLREILRSPVFTKSESPLTVALGLDISGDPIVTDIRKMPHGLIAGATGSGKSVCINAILTSILYKAKPHEVKLILIDPKMVELAPYNSVPHLVAPVITDVKAATAALKWAVEEMERRYELFAHAGARDLTRYNTIVSGREIPGETLPYIVIVIDELADLMMVAPGDVEEAICRIAQKARACGIHLLVATQRPSVDVITGLIKSNIPTRIAFTVSSQVDSRTIIDIGGAEKLLGRGDMLFLGNGTSKPVRVQGVYVSDEEIERTVEHVKKQMKPNYLFKQEDLLAKSEQSESEDELFFDACQFVVEQGGASTSSVQRKFRIGYNRAARLIEEMESQGIISEGRGTKPRDVLISEDEFAAMQETNV; via the coding sequence ATGTTAGATTGGATGAAAAAGCTGTTTAACAAAGAGGAAGAAAAAACAGCGATGAATAAAGAAGTACCAAAGCAAATTGTAAGTCAGCCGAAAATTCCTCGTGTAAACCACTACACTGAAGCAAGAGAAGCACAAATGGCAAGTCGGAATGCAGGGAAATGTCGTTTTCCACTAATACCAGATAATGGATTCGATGAGGAGGATGTAAGAGAACTGCCTAACTTTGAAGAACAACCTATTCAAAGAGGAACATATGAAGAACAGCCTACTCAAAGAGGAACAAAAGTGGAAAGAAGCAGACGACCGTATGTGGAAACAGAAGCACCTACATATGAGGAACCGGAATTGCAATATGAACCGGAACCAGAGCCTGTCGTAAAAAAAGCATTCGTACCGTCGCAAGAAAGTAACCGTAGACCATTTCGTCCAACAGAAATGATTTCTCCGATTTATGGATATAACCGTCCTTCAGTAGAAACGAAGGTTGTGCAGGAGGAAGAAAAGGAAAGAGAAGATCTTGAAATATCTGTTGAAGGAAAAGCTGTTGTTGACGCATGGTTAGAGAAAAAGGGATATACATTATCTGACTTTTCGGGAGTTCTACAAGGAAGTTCATCTGTTAAGAACGGAGTGAACGAACGAAGTAATAAAGTAGAAGAAAAATCGGTTGTGGATACATGGTTAGAGAAAAACGGTTACGAAGTTGAACGTCAAGCCCCTTCATTAGAAGAAAGCCTAAGTGATGATTTGCTTCATAAAACAGTAGGACAGCATGTGGAAGAAGAGGCTACAATTGTACAAGCCTTGAAGCAGGAGCAAGATGTAGTGGCGTTATCATCTACAGAAGATAACGAAGAAACTTTACAAGAAGAGTCAATAGATTCTAAAGTAGAGCATGTGTATTCGATATTAACAGAAGAAAATGAATGTAATACAGAAATAGAAGAAACTGTTGCTGAAGTTGCAGCAAATCAAGTCGAAGAAGAAACCTTAGAAGATGTAGTGATTGTAAAAGCAGATGAAAAACTTGAAGAAATAATTACTATAGAAATACCAGATGCTTTTGAAGAAGAATCTAAGGAAGCAGAAGAAGTTGCGGAGTTAGAAGAATCTGAGGAAGCAGAAGAAATTGTGGAATTAGAGGAATCTAAAGAAGCGGAAGAAGTTGTGGAGTTAGAAGAACCTAAGGAAGCAGAAGAAGCTGCGGAGTTAGAAGAATCTGAGGAAGCAGAAGAAGCTGCGGAATTAGAAGAACCTAAGGAAGCAGAAGAAGCTGCGGAGTTAGAAGAATCTGAGGAAGCAGAAGAAGTTGCGGAATCAGAGGAATCTAAAGAAGCGGAAGAAGTTGCGGAATTAGAAGAACCTAAGGAAGCAGAAGAAGTTGCGGAATTAGAAGAACCTAAGGAAGCAGAAGAAGATGCGGAGTTAGAAGAATCTGCGGAGTTAGAAGAATCTGAGGAAGCAGAAGAAGTTGCGGAATTAGAGGAATCTAAAGAAGCGGAAGAAGTTGCGGAATTAGAAGAACCTAAGGAAGCAGAAGAAGTTGCGGAGTTAGAGGGATCTGAGGAAGCAGAAGAAGTTGTGGAATTAGAGGAATCTAAAGAAGCGGAAGAAGTTGTGGAGTTAGAAGAACCTAAGGAAGCAGAAGAAGTTGCGGAGTTAGAAGAATCTGAGGAAGCAGAAGAAGTTGTGGAATTAGAGGAATCTAAAGAAGCGGAAGAAGCGGAAGAAGTTGTGGAGTTAGAAGAACCTAAGGAAGCAGAAGAAGTTGCGGAGTTAGAAGAATCTGAGGAAGCAGAAGAGGTTGTGGAATTAGAGGAATCTAAGGAAATAGAATCAGTTACGGAATTCGCATTAGAGGAAACACCACAAGAAGAAGTAATTGAAGAAACGATGAATACAGGGTCGTTAGAAAATATAGCAGTTGAAGAGCAACCAGTGATTTCTCAGCAAGAAACAATTGAGTTCATGGAAGAAAGTGAAGTATTCGTACCAGTTTCAGAAGCAGATGAGCAAACGAAGAAAGATGTTCAAAGCTTTGCGAATGTTTTAATTGAAGAAGCTGAAGAAAAGAAACAAGTTGTTGAAGAACAGCCTGCTGCACAAAAAGAAGAGCCGAAACGTGAGAAAAAGCGTCATGTTCCATTTAACGTTGTCATGTTAAAACAAGACAGAAAGAAGTTAATGGAAAGACATGCGGTACGAACGAACGTAACGCAATCTACTGTGGGTGAACGAGTAACGGAAAAACCAATGCAGCAAGTAGTGGTAGAAACCCAAGTAGAAGAAAAACCAATGCAGCAAGTGGTAGAAGCTCAAGTGGAAGAAAAACCAATGCAGCAAGTAGTGGTAGAAACCCAAGTAGAAGAAAAACCAATGCAGCAAGTGGTAGTAGAAGCTCAAGTGGAAGAAAAGCCAATGCAGCAAGTGGTAGTAGAAGCTCAAGTGGAAGAAAAACCAATGCAGCAAGTGGTAGTAGAAGCTCAAGTGGAAGAAAAACCAATGCAGCAAGTGGTAGTAGAAGCTCAAGTGGAAGAAAAACCGATGCAGCAAGTGGTAGTAGAAGCTCAAGTGGAAGAAAAGCCAATGCAGCAAGTAGTGGTGGAACCACAAGTAGAAGAAAAACCGATGCAACAAGTAGTGGTGGCTGAACAAGTACAAGAGAAAGCATATGTTGTAAATCAAAAAGAGAACGATATGCGCAACGTACTACAAACGCCGCCGAAGTATGAATTTCCGCCATTAACGTTGTTGTCAATTCCGCAGCAGGCAGCATTAGATAATACGGAGTGGCTAGAAGAACAGGAAGAATTATTAAATACGACATTTAATAATTTCCATGTTGGAGCACATGTTATTAATGTGTCACAAGGGCCGGCGGTAACTCGTTTTGAAGTACAACCAGACCCAGGTGTGAAAGTAAATAAAATTACAAATTTAAGTGATGATATTAAGTTAAGTTTAGCTGCGAAAGATATTCGAATTGAAGCACCAATTCCAGGGAAGAGTGCAATTGGAATTGAAGTTCCGAATAAGGAAAGTAAGCCAGTATTCCTTCGTGAAATTTTAAGAAGTCCTGTATTTACAAAGAGTGAATCACCGCTTACAGTTGCGCTGGGGCTTGATATTTCAGGTGATCCAATTGTAACGGATATTCGAAAAATGCCACATGGACTTATTGCGGGTGCAACTGGTTCAGGGAAAAGTGTGTGCATTAACGCGATTTTAACGAGCATTTTATATAAAGCGAAGCCGCATGAAGTGAAGTTGATACTAATTGATCCGAAGATGGTTGAGCTGGCACCATACAATTCTGTTCCGCATCTTGTAGCACCTGTTATTACTGACGTAAAAGCAGCTACAGCCGCGTTAAAGTGGGCGGTTGAAGAGATGGAACGTCGTTATGAATTGTTTGCTCATGCTGGTGCTCGTGATTTAACTCGTTACAATACGATTGTAAGTGGGAGAGAAATCCCAGGTGAGACATTACCTTATATTGTAATCGTCATTGACGAGTTAGCGGACTTAATGATGGTTGCTCCTGGTGATGTTGAGGAAGCGATTTGTCGTATTGCACAAAAAGCTCGTGCTTGTGGTATTCACTTATTAGTTGCGACGCAGCGTCCATCTGTAGACGTTATTACAGGTTTAATTAAATCAAACATTCCAACGCGTATTGCGTTTACAGTATCATCTCAAGTTGATTCGCGTACGATTATTGATATTGGGGGCGCGGAGAAATTACTTGGCCGTGGTGATATGCTATTTTTAGGAAACGGCACGTCTAAACCAGTTCGTGTACAAGGTGTATACGTATCAGATGAAGAGATTGAAAGAACAGTTGAGCATGTGAAAAAGCAAATGAAGCCAAATTACTTATTTAAGCAAGAGGATTTATTAGCAAAATCAGAGCAGAGTGAGTCTGAAGATGAACTATTTTTTGATGCATGTCAATTTGTTGTAGAGCAAGGGGGAGCGTCCACATCTTCTGTACAGAGAAAATTCCGCATTGGTTATAATCGCGCGGCACGTCTAATTGAAGAGATGGAATCGCAAGGGATTATTTCTGAAGGAAGAGGAACGAAACCGAGAGATGTCCTTATTTCTGAGGATGAATTCGCCGCTATGCAGGAAACAAATGTATAG
- a CDS encoding N-acetylmuramoyl-L-alanine amidase — MKYIKIMCAIAVIGIYLGGCSQEQPKKETTSSVQEKNNDKKEDAPVEKQQEEQEKREEPQAIQTNEQVELKQEEVSAKEKTEEIPLAQTTEQPVQNNEQKVESDEKQEKFLVVIDPGHQQKANLNLEPIGPGATTQKYKVTDGTTGVVTKKRESVLVLEMAFILKEKLEAKGIQVLMTRTSHEVDISNKERAAFANDHKANLFLRLHADGSENPNQSGFAVLTPAEGNQYTKEIYAESLQVSQTIVNKMRGNHQVKVNGIKFRDDLSGFNWSKVPGVLLELGFMSNPEEDKKLSDPQYVNSLLQSVTDSVDEYRKNKA, encoded by the coding sequence TATTTGGGAGGTTGTTCACAAGAACAACCGAAAAAAGAAACAACATCTTCTGTACAAGAAAAAAACAACGATAAAAAAGAAGACGCACCGGTAGAAAAGCAGCAAGAAGAACAAGAAAAGAGAGAAGAACCGCAAGCAATTCAAACGAATGAACAAGTTGAACTTAAGCAGGAGGAAGTGTCGGCCAAAGAAAAGACAGAGGAAATCCCGCTGGCACAGACGACTGAACAGCCCGTACAAAATAATGAACAAAAAGTAGAGAGTGATGAGAAACAAGAGAAGTTTCTCGTCGTTATTGATCCGGGGCATCAACAAAAAGCGAATTTAAATTTAGAGCCAATTGGTCCAGGAGCAACTACGCAAAAATATAAAGTAACAGACGGAACAACGGGAGTTGTAACGAAAAAGAGGGAATCAGTTCTTGTATTAGAGATGGCTTTTATATTGAAAGAAAAACTGGAAGCAAAAGGTATACAAGTATTGATGACAAGAACGTCACATGAGGTTGATATAAGTAATAAGGAACGAGCGGCATTCGCGAATGATCATAAGGCGAATTTATTTTTACGTCTTCACGCGGATGGTTCTGAAAATCCAAACCAAAGTGGGTTCGCTGTATTGACGCCAGCAGAAGGAAATCAATATACGAAAGAAATCTATGCTGAAAGTCTTCAAGTCTCTCAAACAATTGTAAACAAAATGAGGGGAAATCATCAGGTGAAAGTAAATGGAATTAAATTTCGAGATGACCTTTCTGGATTTAATTGGTCAAAAGTACCTGGAGTACTATTAGAACTCGGATTTATGTCAAACCCAGAAGAAGACAAAAAATTATCAGACCCACAGTATGTAAATTCTTTATTACAAAGCGTGACGGATAGTGTAGATGAATATCGGAAAAATAAAGCTTAA